Proteins from one Cicer arietinum cultivar CDC Frontier isolate Library 1 chromosome 3, Cicar.CDCFrontier_v2.0, whole genome shotgun sequence genomic window:
- the LOC140919619 gene encoding disease resistance protein At4g27190-like has protein sequence MEYASKFVERAIDVVLDLTIRHVGYIFYYKENVSELNVLVEKLRLERDRLEHEVDEAKDNLGIIESDVNVWLQKVDKTRTETEEFQNEEGHIKTRCSSGLFHYLRNRDRLGRKAKKMAVDVKLLIDESKFDGVSYQQKPTSMHAALFNAGYVEFGSRKYTIEKIMKKLEDSTVRMIGVHGPGGVGKSTLIKEIVKKAQDKKLFNVVVIVEITDNPNLQKIQEEIAYMLGLTLEGVGETVRADRLRRRLQKEKENTLVVMDDLWDRIDLNKIGIPFDDDMDDDSSHMTIDVMKDPNFKMVKKGRTVGDYKGCKILLTSRDKIVLSGKMEVKSVICVRELDDKESLMLFKEVAGIPDEMSTFKQEIVKKYCAGLPMAIVTVGRALRNKSELVWEATLEKHKKEELGEVQKSMEISVKMSYDHLESVELRSIFLLWAQMGHQQLIMDLVKYCFGLGILEGVYTLREARDRVYTSIQKLKDSSLMLDGSSNDHFSMHDMVQDAALSIAHKEQNVFALRNGNLDDWPDKDELERCSAISIRNCDIIDELPKVINCPQLKFFQIDSDDPSLKIPEKFFEGMEKLRVLILTGFLLPCLPSSIKCLLNLRMLCLERCILVDNLSIIGELKKLRILSFSGSQIENLPAEIGCLDKLQLFDISDDSIMKVVPPNFISRLTCLEELYIRKSLIKMEEDGEPNQSQISFLSQLKHLHQLRVVDLCIPSTAVLPRDLFFDRLIDYKIVIGDFKMFSVGGFRMPNKYEALRSLALQLTNGTDIHSQKGIKLLFRRVENLVLGELSGVQNAFYELNLDGFPDLKMELGELSGVQNAIYPS, from the coding sequence ATGGAGTATGCATCCAAATTTGTAGAAAGAGCTATCGATGTTGTGTTGGACTTGACTATTCGGCATGTGGGTTACATCTTCTATTACAAGGAAAATGTCAGTGAACTAAACGTTCTGGTTGAGAAGCTAAGACTTGAACGAGATAGGCTGGAACACGAAGTAGATGAAGCTAAGGATAATCTAGGAATAATCGAAAGTGATGTTAATGTTTGGCTTCAAAAAGTGGATAAAACTAGAACTGAAACAGAGGAGTTTCAAAATGAAGAAGGTCACATAAAGACAAGGTGTTCCAGTGGTTTATTTCATTACTTGAGGAACAGGGATAGACTAGGCAGAAAAGCAAAGAAGATGGCAGTGGATGTCAAGTTATTAATAGATGAGtcaaagtttgatggagtttCCTATCAGCAAAAGCCAACATCTATGCATGCTGCTTTGTTTAATGCTGGCTATGTAGAATTTGGTTCCCGAAAATATACAATTGAAAAGATAATGAAAAAACTAGAAGATTCTACAGTGAGAATGATTGGAGTGCACGGGCCAGGTGGTGTGGGTAAGAGCACTTTAATCAAAGAAATTGTTAAGAAAGCTCAAGACAAGAAGTTGTTCAATGTGGTAGTTATTGTAGAAATAACTGACAATCCCAACCTGCAGAAAATCCAGGAAGAAATTGCTTACATGTTAGGATTAACATTGGAAGGGGTAGGCGAGACTGTGAGAGCAGATCGTCTAAGGAGGAGGTTACAGAAAGAGAAGGAGAACACCCTTGTCGTCATGGATGACCTTTGGGACAGAATAGACTTGAATAAGATAGGAATTCCATTTGATGATGATATGGATGATGATTCAAGCCATATGACTATTGATGTAATGAAGGATCCTAACTTCAAAATGGTGAAAAAAGGAAGAACTGTTGGTGATTATAAGGGTTGCAAAATTTTGTTAACTTCGAGAGATAAAATAGTATTGTCTGGTAAAATGGAAGTCAAGTCAGTTATATGTGTGAGGGAATTAGATGATAAGGAATCTCTAATGTTGTTTAAGGAGGTGGCTGGAATACCTGATGAAATGTCCACATTTAAACAGGAGATTGTAAAAAAGTATTGTGCAGGGCTACCCATGGCAATTGTTACAGTTGGAAGGGCATTAAGAAATAAGAGCGAGTTAGTGTGGGAAGCCACACtcgaaaaacataaaaaagagGAACTGGGTGAAGTGCAGAAATCTATGGAGATTTCTGTAAAGATGAGTTATGATCATCTAGAAAGTGTGGAGCTCCGGTCTATTTTCTTACTTTGGGCTCAAATGGGTCATCAACAATTAATTATGGACTTGGTGAAGTATTGCTTTGGATTGGGTATACTTGAAGGGGTCTATACGCTAAGGGAAGCTCGTGATAGAGTATATACATCAATCCAAAAGCTAAAAGACTCAAGTTTGATGTTGGATGGTAGTTCCAATGATCATTTCAGTATGCATGATATGGTTCAAGATGCTGCTTTGTCTATAGCACACAAGGAGCAAAATGTATTTGCTTTGAGAAATGGCAATTTAGATGACTGGCCGGACAAAGATGAACTCGAGAGGTGCAGTGCTATCTCTATACGCAACTGTGATATCATTGATGAGCTTCCTAAAGTTATAAATTGTCCTCAACTTAAATTCTTCCAAATTGACAGTGATGATCCTTCTTTGAAAATACCTGAGAAGTTTTTTGAAGGAATGGAAAAACTCAGAGTATTAATATTGACTGGGTTTCTTTTACCATGCTTACCATCTTCGATTAAATGCCTATTAAACCTCAGAATGCTTTGTTTGGAGCGGTGTATTCTGGTTGACAACTTATCCATCATAGGAGAGctgaaaaaattaagaattcTCAGCTTTTCTGGATCTCAAATTGAAAACTTGCCAGCTGAGATAGGGTGTTTAGATAAGCTACAGTTATTTGACATCAGTGACGATTCCATAATGAAGGTGGTTCCGCCAAATTTTATATCAAGGTTGACTTGTTTAGAAGAGTTGTATATAAGAAAGAGCTTGATCAAAATGGAGGAAGATGGAGAGCCAAACCAAAgtcaaatttcatttctttcTCAGTTAAAACATTTGCATCAATTGAGAGTTGTAGACTTATGCATCCCAAGTACTGCAGTTTTGCCTAGGGACTTATTCTTTGACAGGTTAATTGATTACAAAATTGTGATTGGAGACTTCAAGATGTTTTCAGTTGGAGGTTTTAGGATGCCTAATAAGTATGAAGCGTTAAGATCCTTGGCATTGCAGCTAACAAACGGCACTGACATTCACTCCCAGAAAGGGATAAAGTTGTTGTTCAGAAGAGTTGAAAATTTGGTGTTGGGAGAGCTAAGTGGAGTTCAAAATGCTTTTTATGAATTGAATTTGGATGGATTTCCAGATCTTAAAATGGAGCTGGGAGAGCTAAGTGGAGTTCAAAATGCTATTTATCCATCATAA